Below is a genomic region from Macaca thibetana thibetana isolate TM-01 chromosome 1, ASM2454274v1, whole genome shotgun sequence.
aaattagccgggcgcggttgtgggcgcctatagtcccagctactcgggaggctgaggcaggagaatggcgtgaacccgggaggcggagcttgcagtgagccgagatcgcgccactgcactccagcctgggcgacagagccagactccgtctcaaaaaaaaaaaaaaaaaaaaaaagaaaagaacctgtTTGATAGCACACTGGTGCTGTTAAACTTCTTGATTTTTGACAATCTGATCATGTAAATGCTATCTCATTGCAAGATAAAATTTCATTGCTCTTATAAGtaaagttgagcatcttttaatatAGTTACAtggcaatttttttgtaaattctgtttttctattctgttcatatttttattggtTATAGGGTCATTTCTTAATACTTGCTGTTTGTATATAAGTTAAAAGTATTTtcccggccaggtgcggtggcgcacgcctgtaatcccagcactttgggaggctgaggcaggctgatcacttgaggtcaggagttcgagaacagcctggccaacatggtgaaaccaggtctttactaaaaacacaaaacttagcctgttgtggtggcaagcgcctgcaatcccagctacttgggaggctgaggcaggaaaatcgcttgaactggggaggtggcggttgcagtgagccgagattgccactgcactccaagctgggtgacagagcgagactccctctcaaaaaaaaaaaagtcccttttCCCAGTTTGTTCTATGTATATTGTTTATACATATAACAAGTATTTTCCGTTTTCCCAGTTTGTtctatgtatattgtatattttgagactggtttccaactcccgacctcaggtgatcagcctgcctcggcctcccaaagtgctaggatcagaGGCCTGAGCCCCTGCCCTTAGCCTGTTTATGATTATTctttgcaaaatttaaaaatttttatgtaattgaatttatcagtattttatttgataatttctgggtttgtttctttctttttttgagacagagtctcattctgttacccaggccagggtacagtggcgtgatctcagcccactgtaacctctgcttcccaggttcaagagattcttgtgcttcagcctcctgagtagctgggattacaggcgtgtaccaccacacctgggtaatttttatatttctagcagactcagagttttgctatgttggccagactggtctcaaactcctggcctcaagtgatccacccgccttggcctcccaaagtgttgggattacaggcgtgagccactgtgcctggccaacttctgtgtttcatataatttttagaaaagtcTCCCACTACTTAAGATTATTCTTAAAGGTCCTATGTTTTTTGAAAAGTACTTTGATAGTGTCtttgtatatgtaaatatttgattcacctggaatttattttggtgtaaaGGTGTGAGATAGAGATCcaactttgttctgttttttccaAATCCTTCTTATTGAATAACCCatgttttctccattgtttttgaATGCTACCTTTATAATACCACATTGCCATATGTatttgggtctgtttctggatttttttcattttgttccattgatcatttaaaaattttttaaattgtgtacaTTATgtttttttaccacaatttaaaaaattaatttacaatatacatgcagaaaaatgcaCAAATGACAAGTATAtatcttgatgaattttcacaaatggAATACATTTGTGTAAACAGCagcagatcaagaaacagaacattactaGTGCCCCAGAAGCCACTTGTGTGTTCCCTCGCAGTCACTGCTCTTCTCAAGGACAACCACTCTTCTGACTCCTGATATCATAAACTAATTTTGCCTGTTCTTGCTTTTTATGTAAAGAGAATCAGAGtgtgtattcttttgtgtctggcttcctttattcaaattatttatgtGAGATTCAGTCATATTGTGTATAGTTTTAGTCCCTTCATTCTGACTACTGTGTAGTATAATATTGTGGAGCTATATTGAACCATAATTTACTTTTCTATtctgttattgttattttgactGGAATCACATATTTTTAGATTATATAAAGGAGAATGTATGATATAGAGTCTTCCTATACATTTAAGTCATTGGCGCCCCATCAGtagaattttagttttcattatgtAGAATTTACATACTTCTCGTTAaaattattcctaagtatttgagTGCCTTGATTGCCATagctatttttactttaaaaaggacaaaatggTAGTTCAAATCCAAGGAAGAATGTGTCCagtgtttatataaaaatacaggcCTACTTTATGGGTCCATCTTCTTCTAGCTCCAGTGAAGGTGGGATGggcaaaaaagaggaaatgaagtcTGAAAAGGGGGTTACAGTTTATAGATAAACCACAagaggaatttatttctttttaaagacagagtcttgctctgttgctcaggcttgaggcaatggcatggtctctactcatgcaacctccacctcccaggctcaagcaatcctcctgcctcagcctcccaagtagctgagactacagacatgcaccaccacgcctggctaacttatgtcttagtagagatggggtttcaccatgttgcccaggctggtctccagctcccgGGCTTAAGgcatctgcctgccttagcctcccaaagtgctgggattacaggagtgagccagtgTGCTCAGCCTCAAAGGAGGAATTTCTTAATCAGAGCAGTGAAAAACCAGGTGGCATCacttttttctggaattttttttttttttttttttgagatggagtctcactctatcatccaggctggagtgcagtggcacgatctcggcacactgcaacctctgcctcgcaggttcaagtgatcttcctgtctcagcctccccagtagctgggattataggtgcacaccaccacacctggctaatttttgtatttttagtagagatggggtctcaccgtgttgcccaggctgattttgaactcctgacctcaggtgatccacctgcctcagcatcccaaagtgctgggattacaggtgtgagccaccgtgatcttatttttaaataagatttattttatcttatttaaaaataagattgaatTCTAACTTGCTGGGTAGGGAGGTTGGGGAGCAGAAGAAATAACTTTGAGTGAGCTGATGCCAAACTCACCCTCAAGTCACTGTACATTTGGGATTTGTCATCTCATTTATCCTCTCAGATCCCAAATCAGGATTGAAAGATTGAATTGTGAGATGCTGGGATTGAGTGAACTGTAATTTCTTTATTCTCATCTCCAGTCCTAAGAGTCTATTCTCTCCCTGAAGGGTGTTCTGAACAGGCTGTGGGAGGCATTAGGTGGAGTGAGTTAAGATAAGGTCTGGGTTGCCCAGAGGGTTCAGTGAGCAGGTGTTCCTTTTAATAAACTGAAGCAGGAAAGTAGATCTTAGCTAGGGATCTGGGCAGTGAGGGGGGCTCTGAAATACAAggagcctggctccagagccttgGCTGCCCACAGAGTTCCCTCCCTGTACAACATACAAATGATCCATTCAAGTGCCATTCAGCTATTTGAGTCTGAAAAACAGCACTCATCTCTCCTGTTGCCCAGCCTAGGAGTCAcccccctcctccccacttaAGCCTCTTAACCACAGTGACTGGGAGcatgagcctcagtgtcctcacttATGCTGGTGCTGCTATTCCGTCTTTAGACCGGATTGAATTGTGGCAGATGCCCTAGGAGAGAATTCTCCTCAGCCTCTCTGACCACCACTACCCAGCTGTATCTTCCTACTTAATTCCCCTTATGAAGCAATTTGGAGGAACAGGACCCAGGAGTCCCTGGGTTCAgatgctctccagcctgagtcacCACCGTACTGACTTCTTACAGCAAGAGTTCCACCCAAAGTCTCCCTCAGATGGGTGCTGGTGGGAGAAGGGGACAGGGGTGGAGAGAATGCTGGagcatttttgtgtgttttcttgcTGGGCTCATTCTAATACCTGCTCTTACCTGTGCTAACATCCACTTTGAACTGTAGTCCTTCTCAGCCTTTTCTCTTTGCCTCTAATGGACCCTGGGGAGCAAAGGTGGCCTGAGGCCTCAGAGTTTCCCCTGCAACCTGTGGCTTCTTATAGCAGAATTTCTTAACCTATATTCTGTGGAGTCTGTGATAGCTTCAGAAtaactggacaatttacaaacatttttgttCATAGCTCACAGGAAATAGAAATcggaaagagagaaagattgtATCGGGGACCGAAATGTGGAGtgctgagatggtgccacaggATCTTTGGGTCCAGAGTTCTCGCTCAGCTTAGGTGAGACCATGTCTGAGATGGAAGAGAGAGGGGTGGAAGGAGGGCAGGATGGAATACCCTCAGAAAGGTTCTGTCAAGCAGGGATGGGCGGAAAGTAGGCAGAGTCAAATTCTTCTCCAATCTGAAATAGCTCACAGATTGTTCCACCAATCTGTGCAACCTCTCTCTAACCTCGGAGGTTGTTGAGGTTAGAACCCAGAAAAGAACTAGGAAATCTGAAGCCTCCATTTCAGAGAATCCTTTGCTGGAAGCCAGGCATTTCACTGCAGTCCATTTGCTCCCTGGAATTTCTGCTCCTTTCTACCAGGCAGAGGTAGAGGCAGAGGCTGTAAGGACATTCGGAGAGAGGAAAgagtgaaaacaaagaaaaaccccaACCTTCTGAATCAGGTGCATTTGAGTTAATGAAGAAGGTGAGGACCAATAACTGAGCCCAGTCCCCCCTGAAAGTTCAGAGTGGATGGGTTGGAAAATTTCCCCTTTCTTACAGGTCATGTCCTGCAACTGAAAGGCCCTGGGAGAGAGAGCCGTGAGGGCGTGGCAGTGAGGATGGCAGTGTGGTGGAAAGGGGGAGTTTTCAGTCAGACAGCCGTGAGCTCAAATAGCTAGGTACTATTTACTAACTAGCTTTGCGCACTTTACTCTATTTGACCTTTAGTTTCATCAGCTAAGATGCCTCCCTACTTTATAGGGTTGacgtaaggattaaataagaaaatatctataAAGCCACTGACATAGaataggccctcaataaatgcaGTTCTTCTCTTTGAACTGCTGTCCCGCCCTGGGCAGAACCTCCATTAGATTGTCCCCATGGTGTGGCACCATACATCCCTGCACATGGTCCACAAAACTTCTGCACACAACACCCACTCGTGTCCTTGGCTGCATTTGCACACTCATCAGCACACACACAGCAGCCTGTGCTGTCACAGCTGAGCTGAGGGCAGTCTTCCCAACAGGTAAGATGAGGGACTGGCATGCTAACGCTTGGACAAGCTGTGGAAGTACTCATCATAGTAAGCTTGTTACATGAATGTGCTTCACCCCTCAAAAGTATTCTGGAAAAGCTGTGAAAGGAGACAAAGGGGCTGTGGTGGGACTAACTCCATAGGCATTTCCTTGAGATTAAATGTGTTTCTTGAGGGATACTTTGTCCACCCACCACTGACAAGGAGACCTTAGTCTATGCCCCAGGTCGTGATGTCTGAAGCtttgctgtccaatatggtagccattggccacatgtggctattgaatgCTTGTAAAGGTAGGTGGTACAGCTGAggaatggaattttaaatttatttaattttaattaaaaatttaaaacatatttgattCAGTTAtcagaaaatgttttatgtttggAAAAACTTAGATGTGTGAATCTACTTTCTCAACAGTGACCTGTATGAAATCTAAATATGGATTTTTCTGGTGAAAATTTAGTAACTGAATTGCAATGTTGAGAGGTACTATAAGTGTAAAAAATACATGGATTTTAAAGAcctaatatgaaaaaatgttaaatattttatgattgatttttgtattgataatatattgaaatgataatagTTTGGGTAtattgtgttaaataaaataagtattaaaattaaatgtatctgtttcattttgattttttaatgtagtagctactagaaaatttgaaattacatatgTGACTTAGATTCTACGTCTGTTGGGTAGCTCTGTTCTGGAGTCTTTGAGACTTCAGAGACTTTGGGCAGCAGCATGTCCCAGCGCCAGACAGTCATCTGTTCCCCACTGCGTCAGGGGCTTCCCAGAGAAGATTTCTCTGAACAGCGTTGCTGCTTCCGCATTGCAGAGAGGGCAACTAGAGTGAGAACCTTCAGCGTCTGACTCCCAAGTCCCAACCTAATAAGCTGCTGGTGGAAGGTTATGGAAAGGAGGGGGAGGGCTGTGCCCCAGGAAATCTATCTGGTACATTATACACTAAAGAAGGGGAAGTTGCTGGGATGCTAATTGAGTTGTGTGTGCATGGTGGGTGGGAGGTTGCAGGCTCAGGGAAACTCATTTCTCAAGCAGGTCAGTTTCTCCAGCCTCACTCTCCTGTCTGCCTGGTTCTCACATTCACCTCTGGTCCTACCCCCATATTCCTATCTCTGCCCCACTAAAGAGCGGCCTGCCTGTGAAGTCCAGCTTCACCTCCTCAGTGGTGCTGAGTGTCTCACCTGTCAGGCAGTTTGAGCTGGGAATCTTCTAATGAGTGGAGTCTCCTCAGAGCAAGGACAACAGCAGCAGGAATCAACTAGAAAGCTCACAATGCTTGCATCTGGTTTGGTGTAGTGGTGGGTGGGAGGAAACTAAGGACGCTGGGCAGATGCTGCTGCGGAGAAAGGCTCCCTGGGGCCACGTGATTCTTCCCTTCTCagtccctcctcccactcctctcctctccctgtcaCTCCTCCCTTCCAGTCATGCTGAGGCTGTTGCTCTGTACCTTGAGCTTCCAGCATCTCTACTTCTTTTTGGGCTCTGCTTTGCCCTCTATTTGAAGCACAGTCAGTGGTACTCAGCAGTTTCACCTCCCACTCCACCTCCCCATCTGGGGGTCTCTGTAAATCAGTGACCTCTACCCGGAGACAGCTTCCCACTGGGGCTGCACTAATCACAGAAccagaggaagctgcagaaggaTGGTGGAAATTAACTAGGCAGGCAGTTACTGCTGCTCCCCCTTCCCTCCACTTCTCACTACGGCCTGCTGTGCCCTCTTCCCTGTTCCTCCAAGCCTAGTCTCTGCAGTGTCCTGGGTCTCTCTCCTTTGACAACTGTGGATTCTTGCGTTTGTTAGTCATTATCTTGGAGTTCTGACTTTTCCCCAAGGGCACTAGGGATCTGTGACACAAAAATGATGGGAACTGCTATGGAGAAATGGGAAAGAGGGGCAGCAGCTGGGTGTCTCAGGTGGAATTTCTATGTAGGGAACCCCTGGAAGGTGGAGGATCGCTCCTTCTCCAGTTCCAGAGATGGGGAGTGAAAAGGAAAGGATTGAGGCTGAAACCAGGGCTAGGAGTGCTGATCCCtccaggcatgggggtgggggtgtagGGGGGTGAGGagagtggaggtgggaggggcgCTCCTTACCCTGTTTGTCAGGCAGGTTAGATGGAGGCAAAGCCATTGGGACACATGATCAATGCGCAAGCAGAAAGAGAAGGAGTGGGGAGATATAACAGAAATGAGGGTAGGAAATagactgaaataaagaaaactccAGATATGACATTTAGCTTTGGCTGCTACTGTTGTGGCCCTTTGACAGCAGGTTTAATGATCTGGCAGACAGAGGAAGGTGGTAGAGGCTCATGCAAACACAGTGCAGTGTGTGGTCTGTCCTCCCCATCCCACACTCTGTCCCCATCCTCTTCTCTGTGGCTTGAGGGTCCTTTGCTCTTAATCCTGTACCTAGGgacagggttggggtggggagcagAAAAGAAAGGGACTCTGCCAGGCTGACAAACAGAGACTCCAAGGAGCAAGTGGCACTTCCCAGCCCCACCTCTGAAATAATCTTATAGCTGTGGTTGGCAATTGGTTATTAAAGGATATAGGCGTGTGTGAAGAAAGCCTAGTGGTTAAACTAGCTGACTAGAGCTTTATGTTTCCTGTTTTGTGTGTGGAGGGGATGAAGGGAGGGCTGGACTAACGACGGGGTCTGTATCTGCAGCTCCCTGGGACCCTCAGAGAAGAAATGACACTGCTATCGTCAGACTGGAAAAGCTCAGGAGGCAGACTCTCTGGCAGGAGGCATCGCTAGTTGCTGGCACAACGCAGACGGGAGGTGTGGGAGAGCGGTGCTGCTCAGGACCAGGTTCTGGTTCAAGCAGCCTTGGTTCTGTCTTCCCCTTTGGTATCTGAAGCGGACTTGGTGGGTTCCCCACTGGGGAAGGAAAGGTCAGAAGAGCTTGGCAGTGACCCGGTTACCCCCAGAGTTTCTATCCCCAGAGGGCCGAGGTGCCACAAAGTCAAAGGTCATGTGATGTTTGACCCGACCTTTGCCCTTGCTCCAAAGGGCAATCAGGCCAAAGCAGAGGGTCACTGAGGTGAGAAAGGGGAGGAAGCCGACTGCCAGCACCATGGCCACACCTCTGCTATCCAGAAAAAAAGGCCCTGGGATCCCTGGCACGGTGATGTTGGGGTCAGAAAGTGTGCCGTTTGGTGGTTCCACCTGGATGACTTCCAGCCAGGTGCTCAGGGAGTCATTCCCAGCAACATTGCTGACCACACAGACATAGGCCCCTCTGTCCCGTAGCTGCACTGAGCGGATCTCCAGTGTCCCATCCTCTAGGACCCTTActctcccagccctgcccagccaaGCCCCATGAGGCCTCATCCAGGAGACGGTGGGGGCTGGGTCTCCATCTCCAGAGCAGGAGAAAACTGCATGCCCGCCCTCCTCTGCAATGACCCATCGAGGCCCTGACTTTCGGATCAGGGCTGGTTTGCAGGTGAAGTGCCCTGGAGGCAGTATGTCTGAAAACTCCCTCAGGCTCTTCCCCTGGACATGCTGGGGGCCAGCACAGGCAGGCGGGGACGTGCCAAAGTCCAGGCGGCGGCGGAGCCGGAGCAGCCAAAGGAGGCGGCAGTCACAGGTTAGGGGGTTGCCAGATAGCCTCAGGGTGACCAGTTTGTCTGGGGAAGGGAAGGCTGTTTCCTCTAGTGTCTGAAGGGCGTTATCTGCCACATCCAGGAGGTGGAAGGCAGTCAAGCCATGGAAGGCATGGGCAGCAATGGAGGTGAGGCATGCCCCTGACAGGCGTAGCTCCTGGAGCCGCACCAGGGGGCTGAGCCTTCGGGCTGGGATGGCTGAGATGGGATTCTGAGACAGATCCAGGACCCTGAGAAAGCTCAGGTGGTGTAGTGCTTGGAAGGGCACCGAGCTCAGATTGCAGCGGGTGATGGCCAGGCTGCTAAGATTAAGCCCAACGAGGCTCCCAGGGTCCAGAGCCTCCAGAGATGGCCAGTGGTGGATCTCCAGCTCCTTGAGCTGCCCCAGCCCCCGCAGGGCCCCAGCTGGCAGCCTCCCAATATCCAATTCTCGAAGCCTTAGGGCCACTAGTGCTGGGAGACGGGCGAGGgctaggccaggcactgtgctgaggtTGCAGCGCTCCAGGGTGAGGGTGCTCAGCTTGGCCAGCCCTGCAAAGGCCCCTGGAGCCACAAATACCAGGTGGTTGTCCCCAACCTCCAGCTTCTGGAGGCTGCCTAGCTCCCCAAAAGCTCCATCTAGGAAGAGGACAATTTGGTTGAGGCGGAGGTCCAGCAGAGTCAGGGCAGAGAGGCCTGAGAAGACCCCAGGCCCCATGATTCTGAGCCGATTGCCCTGCAGCCTCAGGGTGAGTAGGCTTTGTAGGCCATGGAAGGCCCCGGGCTCAAGGGTGGAGAGCTGGTTGTAGCTGAGATCCAATTCCTGGAGCAGGCTCAGGCGGGAGAGCATTCCCCGCTGGAGTCCCCACAGGCGATTCCCGCTCAGGTCCAGGAGCTCAGTGTCCAGTGGGAGTCCTCCAGGTACAGCCTCCAGTTGCCTGTGGCCACAGAGCACAGCCTGGGGCTGGGAGGTGCAGTCACACACAGCAGGGCAGCTGCCACCACTCCCTCCgggtaggaggaggaggaaaaggagtggGGGCCATGGGGGCCAGGCTTGCTTTGGAGCTGTGGCCGCATCCATTCCCTCTTCAGTCCTGGAACAGATGATGACATGACCCTTTTTGGAAAGTGGCTTCAGATGATGGTGACCCTGGACTTCCTGGCCCTTCTTAGAGGGGAGAGAAATTGAGCTATCTGTCTCAGCATTGCCAACAAGTAGGGCACAGAACCAGGAAGAATTATTGTGTGCCACCTCCCTGGGGCTTCCTGGAGCTTCTCTTTGGGGAATCTCTGCTTTCCTCCCTTTTCCAGCCCTGGATAACCAGCCAAGTGCTTACTGGCTCATAGAACCCTAGCCAAGCCTGATTTCTGTGGGGGAAAGACTTATGGGAATGGGTCAGGGAACAGCAGGGAGGTAACTAAGTCTTTCTGACTTAGTTGGGGTTTCCCGATGTCTGTGAGATCCAGGAGTATCTCAGGTCCCTTCTACCTGATATCTACTCTCCCCAAGCTCTGCTCTGTCCCTCTCTGCTCGCCCTTATTCTTTCATGTTATGTACCCATAGCTTTGCCTAAGGCTCAGGGAGATTATGTCCTTGGCCCAGAGTTCCCTGTCCTGACTGGAGAGGTCCTCACCTTGACTAGCTCACCCAAGGCTGGGAAACATGCAGGCCTCAGCTCCACCCCCATGCTGAGCCCTTctccagcctggcccagggcctgAGCCCTGGACTAGCAAGATCCAATCTCCCCAAAATGCCTGTGTGGATAATGGCCAAGCTGTACATTAGCTGTGGCATAGGATGCAGGGGGCACTTGACTGGGAAGCTGGGAATCCCCTGCAAGAGCCCAAGGGCAACTGCTTCTCCACTACAGATGAAGCTGGGGTGTGTGAGAGACCCAAAGGATGCCCAGGTTTTGAGTTCTGTTGCTTGGTCTTCAGTCTTGGGCTTCCCTCATATCCCTCCTTAATGGTGTTTGGATTCTGGTCCAGTGTATGGATCTGAGGTCCCTTTTGGCCTGAGCTGCCTGAGAAATTCCCAAGAGACAGATTGTGAACCAGGGAGCATAGATAAGTGAGGAGAGACAGCATCTGACAGAGCACTgtagggtggggaggaagggagcccTCGGTTGGCACAGCAGATATCTGGGCACAGGCAGCGTGCAGAACCTTTAGACTTATAGTCAGTTTCTGGATACCAGGGTCTGGGAACTCTCAGGAAGATGTTGACTACAATGGCTGAGGTGACAGAGGTGAAGGGGCCCTCTAGGTGGTGAGGACCCCTGACTCACCCTGTTCGATGTCAACAGGGACCCCAAGGGAGGGGAAGTACTGGAATTGGCAAGGGATGTCTACAGAGATAGGAGCAAAATCCCACGGATGCTCTCTCAGAGACAGGGTGTCTGAGTCTCTCCTGAGCAGCAATCCTGATCACCTTTGGGCTTGAGGGCTTCAGGCTCTCTGAGCTCTACAGGGTCAGCTTTCTACTACATGCCCTATTTTTTCTCATGTGGAACTTAGGAGAGGCAGTTTAAGAGACGGtcatttcttcccctttccttcccactCTCCACCCCCTGGAAGGATCATTCTAGTGGTTATCCTACAGCCACTTCAGAGGATTGTCCTAGTTGGAAAACTAAAGAAAGAGGCCAAAAGAGCAGAAGGATGCAGAAAACTGGTCTGAGGCTTGGGGATGAGAAAGAATAACGTGGGGCAAAGACTGCAGAGCAGACTCCTCTCGCCCCATCCTGACCTAACGGGTCTCTGTGGCATGCCCGGAGCTCTCCTGGGAAAGATGGCCCAGCCTCCCTTGTTCTCCCTGGGCTTGTTCTGGGAAGTCCACCTGACAGCTAGCTCTTCATCACTGCTGCTGCAGTTCCTGCCCATCCTCTGCTCTGCATTCAGCAAAAGTGCAGTGAAGCATGTAACCcagctttcttccttcctgctccGGTGAGTTTCCCCTGAGTCCCAAAGCCTGCTGGGCCAGGGGCTGAGGGAAATGGAgcaacctattttatttttaaggtggCTAATTTAATCACAAACTTCCCTTGTCAACCTCCATGGCTGCAGGACCGGCTTCCGGCCACTTTGCAGGAAGAGAGATGTCAGAACCACTTTTTTGTCCCTTCAGTGGGGTGGGGACATCACCAAGACATGACTCTTGAGGGCATCACCCCTTCAAGGGTAGGGAGCTTTCTTCTTTGTGTGGCAGTCCAGAGACACTTTTGAACCTGGGTATCCTGTATCCTCTTTAAAGCACACCTCACTGACGACTGGGAACTGTGTGGGGAGAGGGTTCCTGGGGGAAGTATTTCTGGAAGATCCACACTGGCTGTGGAGAAAAACCCTTCCAGAGGAAGGCGAGCACTGGGGAGATGGAAGGGAGGTCTCCTTGGAGCTCTTCCACTCAGGGGTACTTGGGATATTTGAATTTCCCCCTCAAAGTCCCATGGGGCCAGGATTAATTGTTGGCAGGGTGGGGGCCCAAACCCTCTTGCCTTGAGGGGCACACTAGTCTGGCCTGTCTCTGAGAATGTTATGGAAAAGGGCAGCTGCATCTTCGGGACAGAGGGTGCGGGCACTTACCGGAGAAGCTGGAAGGTGGCATCAAGTTTGGCACTGCATCTGTCCAGCGCTGGGGGCCCTGTCCCATTCGAGCTGCACCTCAGGCCCCTGCACCTTCCCTGTGTGCCTCAACCCCCGCTGCCTGGCTGCCCGGCTGCTgcctgccgctgctgctgctgctgttgctgctgcggCCGCTGCTGCCAAGACTGAGGTGGAGAAAAGAGCCAGAaagcatttctcctttttttttttttttttcctctctctctctttttaaaccaGGCAAGAATGAGTCTGCAGCAACCCTGTtggtgcaaaataaataaataaagcaaccAGGGAGGGCTGCAGCAAGCACCACTACAGGCTGGCGAGTGACAGGGGAGGGATCCAGGAGGGAGGCTCTGGTGCCAGGGAGGGGTCATGCAATAGCAAGAGCAGCAGGCTCTAGAGGAT
It encodes:
- the LINGO4 gene encoding leucine-rich repeat and immunoglobulin-like domain-containing nogo receptor-interacting protein 4, with the protein product MDAATAPKQAWPPWPPLLFLLLLPGGSGGSCPAVCDCTSQPQAVLCGHRQLEAVPGGLPLDTELLDLSGNRLWGLQRGMLSRLSLLQELDLSYNQLSTLEPGAFHGLQSLLTLRLQGNRLRIMGPGVFSGLSALTLLDLRLNQIVLFLDGAFGELGSLQKLEVGDNHLVFVAPGAFAGLAKLSTLTLERCNLSTVPGLALARLPALVALRLRELDIGRLPAGALRGLGQLKELEIHHWPSLEALDPGSLVGLNLSSLAITRCNLSSVPFQALHHLSFLRVLDLSQNPISAIPARRLSPLVRLQELRLSGACLTSIAAHAFHGLTAFHLLDVADNALQTLEETAFPSPDKLVTLRLSGNPLTCDCRLLWLLRLRRRLDFGTSPPACAGPQHVQGKSLREFSDILPPGHFTCKPALIRKSGPRWVIAEEGGHAVFSCSGDGDPAPTVSWMRPHGAWLGRAGRVRVLEDGTLEIRSVQLRDRGAYVCVVSNVAGNDSLSTWLEVIQVEPPNGTLSDPNITVPGIPGPFFLDSRGVAMVLAVGFLPFLTSVTLCFGLIALWSKGKGRVKHHMTFDFVAPRPSGDRNSGGNRVTAKLF